One Halobaculum sp. CBA1158 DNA segment encodes these proteins:
- a CDS encoding molybdenum cofactor guanylyltransferase, whose translation MTRYAAVVAGGRSTRFGDRDKAVADLAGTPMIRRVADRLADATDRLVVNCRADQRAAIEEAMVGYPNPVRYAEDPDPDEGPMAGIRTALRGVERWAGDGDGDGDAAGADAAAFVVACDMPFVDPALVGALFDRLEEGYDAAVPRVDGEWFQTTHAAYRAGPMADACDAALARGDRKIIAPLFDLEYAVLDDDALADLGVDDRSFENLNTREEFEAAAETFASR comes from the coding sequence GTGACACGCTACGCCGCCGTCGTCGCCGGCGGGCGGTCGACCCGCTTCGGCGACCGCGACAAGGCCGTCGCCGACCTGGCCGGCACGCCGATGATCCGCCGCGTCGCCGACCGCCTCGCGGACGCGACCGACCGACTGGTCGTCAACTGCCGGGCCGACCAGCGGGCGGCCATCGAGGAGGCGATGGTCGGCTATCCGAACCCCGTCCGCTACGCCGAGGACCCCGACCCGGACGAGGGACCGATGGCCGGGATACGGACCGCGCTTCGCGGGGTGGAGCGATGGGCCGGCGACGGGGACGGCGACGGCGACGCGGCCGGCGCGGACGCCGCCGCCTTCGTCGTCGCCTGCGACATGCCGTTCGTCGACCCGGCACTCGTCGGTGCCCTGTTCGACCGACTCGAGGAGGGGTACGACGCGGCGGTCCCTCGCGTCGACGGCGAGTGGTTCCAGACGACCCACGCGGCCTACCGCGCGGGACCGATGGCCGACGCCTGCGACGCCGCACTCGCCAGGGGCGACCGGAAGATCATCGCGCCGCTGTTCGACCTCGAGTACGCGGTGCTCGACGACGACGCGTTGGCGGACCTCGGCGTCGACGACCGGAGCTTCGAGAACCTCAACACCCGCGAGGAGTTCGAGGCGGCCGCGGAGACGTTCGCGTCCCGGTAG
- a CDS encoding hydrogenase iron-sulfur subunit, which produces MNVGAFVCSCGGTCDVDLESVRDGVRDVDVVASSEQLCRDALPAVDGLIDEYDLDQLIVGACDDGCKSKLDDLVERKGLHPDAAAYVDHRERAGWVHERDDATDKTARLINARRTGIEYEAATRTVSREAGEEVLVVGDAETAAALADTADVTLLADGAEYADADADLSDVSVERGRLAAVEGRFGEFEVQVEARVTEDCISCMKCVKEGPDGMVTRRPVDIHPDAPEGEWTDCCPTDAIDLSGVTSTLDADQVVDPAGTSTARGGRIGYYTGPVDAGTIASVESLLGGVEKPKYLDLEMDVCAAGDSGQQGCTACVDACPHDAVDRPAVDEVEFDLTACENCGACTSSCPTGATSLREPSNERIAREVEALLSRETDEGGIWPFTGGDDGIETPVVAFTCDERAADALDEYGRRAAAGEDITYPPVLPVEVNCTDTVGEAHVMHALAAGAAGVAIVGCGGSCLHSGPDPKAELVERLNRATTDLGLGERVGFFAPDPREPAAFAEDISRFTELTLDPTPVPEGEHRSTGVVREDKPNPAFNSHDWTLESVRRILEFTEPERDTIRGLKDFGVMSVSDACNLTPTCSTLCPTDAIRRTNDGNLQFNHEDCVNCELCEEGCPETAITMEQGLDLSRLPENRTAGEGAVDADDPRWETVHDGEMLECARCGDPFTSAASAEHIQSEVGDLVEGIAPDSDHSVFEYCGDCRAQLLFDNR; this is translated from the coding sequence ATGAACGTCGGGGCATTCGTCTGTTCGTGCGGGGGAACCTGCGACGTGGACCTGGAGTCGGTCCGCGACGGGGTCCGCGACGTCGACGTGGTCGCGTCCTCGGAGCAGTTGTGCCGGGACGCGCTTCCGGCCGTCGACGGACTGATCGACGAGTACGACCTCGACCAGTTGATCGTGGGTGCCTGCGACGACGGCTGTAAGTCGAAGCTGGACGACCTGGTCGAGCGCAAGGGGCTCCACCCGGACGCGGCCGCCTACGTCGACCACCGCGAACGGGCCGGCTGGGTCCACGAGCGCGACGACGCGACCGACAAGACGGCGCGGCTGATCAACGCCCGCCGAACCGGCATCGAGTACGAGGCGGCCACGCGCACAGTCTCCCGGGAGGCCGGCGAGGAGGTCCTCGTCGTCGGCGACGCCGAAACCGCGGCCGCGCTCGCCGACACCGCCGACGTGACCCTGCTCGCGGACGGCGCGGAGTACGCGGACGCCGACGCGGATCTCTCGGACGTGAGCGTCGAGCGCGGCCGCCTCGCCGCCGTCGAAGGGCGGTTCGGCGAGTTCGAGGTGCAGGTGGAGGCGCGCGTCACCGAGGACTGTATCTCCTGTATGAAGTGCGTGAAGGAGGGCCCGGACGGGATGGTGACGCGCCGCCCAGTCGACATCCACCCGGACGCCCCGGAGGGCGAGTGGACCGACTGCTGTCCGACCGACGCGATCGATCTGTCGGGCGTCACGAGCACCCTCGACGCGGATCAGGTCGTGGACCCGGCGGGCACGTCGACCGCACGAGGTGGCCGAATCGGCTACTACACCGGCCCGGTCGACGCCGGCACGATCGCGTCGGTCGAGTCGCTGTTGGGCGGGGTCGAGAAGCCGAAGTACCTCGATCTGGAGATGGACGTGTGCGCCGCGGGCGACTCGGGCCAGCAGGGCTGTACCGCCTGCGTCGACGCCTGTCCCCACGACGCCGTCGACCGTCCCGCCGTCGACGAGGTCGAGTTCGACCTGACCGCCTGCGAGAACTGCGGCGCGTGCACCTCCTCGTGCCCGACGGGCGCGACGTCGCTGCGGGAGCCGTCGAACGAGCGGATCGCCCGCGAGGTCGAGGCGCTGCTCAGCCGCGAGACCGACGAGGGCGGCATCTGGCCGTTCACCGGCGGCGACGACGGCATCGAGACGCCCGTCGTCGCGTTCACCTGCGACGAGCGCGCCGCCGACGCGCTCGACGAGTACGGCCGCCGCGCGGCCGCCGGCGAGGACATCACCTACCCGCCGGTGCTCCCGGTCGAGGTGAACTGCACCGACACCGTCGGCGAGGCGCACGTCATGCACGCGCTCGCCGCCGGCGCGGCCGGCGTCGCCATCGTCGGCTGCGGGGGCTCGTGTCTCCACTCCGGCCCGGACCCGAAGGCCGAACTCGTCGAGCGGCTCAACCGCGCGACGACGGACCTGGGCCTGGGCGAGCGCGTCGGCTTCTTCGCGCCCGACCCCCGCGAACCCGCCGCGTTCGCCGAGGATATCAGCCGGTTCACCGAACTGACGCTGGACCCGACGCCCGTCCCCGAGGGCGAGCATCGTTCGACGGGCGTCGTCCGCGAGGACAAGCCCAACCCCGCGTTCAACAGCCACGACTGGACGCTCGAGTCGGTGCGCCGGATCCTCGAGTTCACCGAGCCCGAGCGCGACACGATCCGGGGGCTGAAGGACTTCGGCGTGATGTCCGTCTCCGACGCCTGCAACCTCACGCCGACGTGTTCGACGCTGTGTCCGACGGACGCCATCCGCCGGACGAACGACGGGAACCTCCAGTTCAACCACGAGGACTGCGTCAACTGCGAGCTCTGCGAGGAGGGCTGTCCCGAGACCGCCATCACGATGGAGCAGGGATTAGACCTCTCACGACTGCCGGAGAACCGGACGGCCGGAGAGGGTGCCGTCGACGCCGACGACCCCCGCTGGGAGACCGTCCACGACGGGGAAATGCTGGAGTGCGCCCGCTGTGGCGACCCGTTCACCTCCGCGGCCTCGGCCGAGCACATCCAGTCGGAGGTCGGCGACCTCGTCGAGGGGATCGCGCCCGACTCCGACCACAGCGTCTTCGAGTACTGCGGCGACTGCCGCGCGCAGTTGCTGTTCGACAACCGATGA
- a CDS encoding aldehyde ferredoxin oxidoreductase C-terminal domain-containing protein, whose protein sequence is MTRTRVLRVDLSAGTVAFEPIPAEWRRRYLGGKGLGARYLYEELSPGADPRGPENLLGFMLGPLSGALPGESRYAAVTKSPLTGAFLDSYSGGTFPDRLAGSLADCLGVLVTGAAEEPTALVVGDGDPRLEPAGDLADADTVATAEAYPDAAVACVGPAGESGVAYATIASDAGDHHAGRGGAGAVMGSKNLKAVVARGDPPAVPDALADLHEEYEAAFADDDAGRWQTAGETLESIDFAAEVGVLPANGWRDTAAAVDGIGIEAAAEAADGREHPEDDVPGGFRVETDDGETVPRGAAPMTLGAGLGMDDFDAVAALGEACDRLGVDVITAGNAVAWAVRADEVEFDFGDEDGARGLIERIARRADGDALADALAEGVDAAAERRGGDDLVPTVKSMELPAYDPRGALGMALAYATSDRGGCHRRARPIEEEVFREDWDTARRVAAVVGAQNARAVLWSLVVDDFAGETLWGDLGAEWLDALGVAHDDLARTGERIWTLVRLFNAREGFDRADDELPPRFADPLPEGDAPAAGRAVDPAAFARLLDAYYAAREWDDDGLPTPERCRSLDLPTDVLDGHPEPSRADD, encoded by the coding sequence ATGACACGGACCCGGGTACTCCGCGTCGACCTCTCGGCCGGGACCGTCGCGTTCGAACCGATCCCCGCGGAGTGGCGTCGCCGCTATCTCGGCGGAAAGGGACTCGGCGCGCGGTACCTGTACGAGGAGCTGTCGCCCGGGGCCGACCCGCGCGGTCCCGAGAACCTCCTCGGGTTCATGCTCGGTCCGCTGTCGGGGGCGCTCCCCGGCGAGTCGAGATACGCCGCGGTGACGAAGTCCCCGCTGACGGGGGCGTTCCTCGACTCCTACTCCGGGGGGACGTTCCCCGACCGGCTCGCGGGCTCGCTGGCCGACTGTCTCGGCGTGCTCGTGACCGGCGCGGCCGAGGAGCCGACGGCGCTGGTCGTCGGCGACGGCGACCCCCGACTCGAACCGGCGGGCGACCTCGCGGACGCTGACACCGTCGCCACCGCGGAGGCGTACCCCGACGCGGCGGTCGCGTGCGTCGGCCCCGCCGGCGAGTCGGGGGTCGCGTACGCGACGATCGCCTCCGACGCCGGCGACCACCACGCCGGCCGCGGCGGCGCGGGGGCGGTGATGGGCTCGAAGAACCTCAAGGCGGTCGTCGCCCGCGGCGACCCGCCGGCCGTGCCCGACGCGCTCGCCGACCTCCACGAGGAGTACGAGGCGGCGTTCGCGGACGACGACGCCGGCAGGTGGCAGACCGCCGGCGAGACGCTGGAGTCGATCGACTTCGCCGCCGAGGTGGGCGTGTTGCCCGCGAACGGCTGGCGCGACACGGCCGCCGCGGTCGACGGTATCGGGATCGAGGCGGCCGCCGAGGCCGCCGACGGGCGCGAGCACCCCGAAGACGACGTGCCCGGCGGCTTCCGCGTGGAGACCGACGACGGCGAGACGGTGCCCCGCGGGGCCGCCCCGATGACGCTCGGCGCGGGGCTGGGGATGGACGACTTCGACGCGGTCGCGGCGCTGGGCGAGGCGTGCGACCGCCTCGGCGTCGACGTGATCACCGCCGGCAACGCCGTCGCGTGGGCCGTGCGCGCCGACGAGGTCGAGTTCGACTTCGGCGACGAGGACGGCGCGCGCGGGCTGATCGAGCGGATCGCCCGCCGGGCGGACGGCGACGCGCTCGCGGACGCGCTCGCGGAGGGCGTCGACGCCGCCGCCGAGCGTCGCGGCGGCGACGACCTCGTGCCGACGGTGAAGTCGATGGAGCTGCCCGCCTACGACCCCCGCGGCGCGCTCGGGATGGCGCTCGCGTACGCGACCAGCGACCGCGGCGGCTGTCACCGCCGCGCGCGACCCATCGAGGAGGAGGTGTTCCGCGAGGACTGGGACACCGCCCGCCGGGTCGCCGCCGTCGTGGGCGCGCAGAACGCCCGCGCTGTGCTGTGGAGCCTCGTCGTCGACGACTTCGCCGGCGAGACGCTGTGGGGCGATCTGGGCGCGGAGTGGCTCGACGCGCTCGGCGTCGCCCACGACGACCTCGCCCGTACCGGAGAGCGGATCTGGACGCTCGTGCGGCTGTTCAACGCCCGCGAGGGGTTCGACCGCGCGGACGACGAGCTCCCGCCGCGGTTCGCCGACCCGCTGCCCGAGGGCGACGCCCCCGCGGCGGGCCGCGCCGTCGACCCCGCGGCGTTCGCGCGCCTGCTCGACGCCTACTACGCCGCCCGCGAGTGGGACGACGACGGCCTCCCGACGCCCGAGCGGTGCCGATCGCTGGACCTGCCGACCGACGTGCTCGACGGACACCCCGAGCCCTCACGGGCCGACGACTGA
- a CDS encoding Dyp-type peroxidase has translation MPSRRSMLGRLAVAAGIGVAGCTTGAPPGLPLDANPHSVPSRQFAQNDRLRRDADGNELQARHRRILLLDLKRDPSGEAAETVERALRSLEAAYDWAPDGLFHALAWGSKYFDDNDALGRVPIEHPEVLTRTDDEDLQRFDAMLVLESDVESHLPAAESALFGSRDDLNGEPVEHTLEGVFRRRDRRTGFLGEGLPAEHVDVEGLEADAPMFSGFFSGREGSQASEDRVAIEDGPLAGGTTAHLSHITFDLPNWFSFDEESRIGKMFSPDFTGEDVADLGTDVPFADAVREHARDHGSVGHHEKVARVRRDGEPLMLRRDFNTVDHGRTGVHFLSYQRKLAHFRRTRKSMNGWYLRDDHPDITDRENNGILNFISTQSRANFVVPPREKRAFPLTIT, from the coding sequence ATGCCGTCCCGACGGAGCATGCTGGGGAGGCTCGCGGTCGCGGCCGGGATCGGCGTCGCCGGCTGTACGACCGGCGCGCCGCCCGGGCTCCCGCTCGACGCCAACCCGCACTCGGTCCCGAGCAGACAGTTCGCGCAGAACGACCGGCTCCGACGCGACGCCGACGGAAACGAGCTCCAGGCGCGCCACAGACGCATCCTCCTGTTGGATCTGAAGCGCGACCCCTCCGGGGAGGCCGCCGAGACCGTCGAGCGCGCGCTCCGGTCCCTCGAGGCGGCGTACGACTGGGCCCCCGACGGACTGTTTCACGCCCTCGCGTGGGGGTCGAAGTACTTCGACGACAACGACGCGCTCGGGCGTGTCCCCATCGAGCACCCCGAGGTCCTCACCCGCACCGACGACGAGGACCTCCAGCGCTTCGACGCGATGCTCGTGCTGGAGTCCGACGTGGAGTCGCACCTCCCGGCCGCCGAGAGCGCGCTGTTCGGGTCGCGCGACGATCTGAACGGCGAACCGGTCGAGCACACGCTGGAGGGCGTGTTCCGCCGCCGCGACCGTCGCACGGGGTTCCTCGGCGAGGGGCTCCCCGCCGAGCACGTCGACGTGGAGGGGCTGGAGGCGGATGCACCGATGTTCTCGGGGTTCTTTTCGGGCCGGGAAGGGTCGCAGGCGAGCGAGGACCGCGTCGCCATCGAGGACGGCCCGCTGGCCGGCGGCACCACAGCGCACCTCTCGCACATCACGTTCGACCTTCCGAACTGGTTCTCCTTCGACGAGGAGAGCCGGATCGGGAAGATGTTCTCGCCCGACTTCACCGGCGAGGACGTGGCGGACCTCGGGACGGACGTGCCGTTCGCCGACGCGGTGCGCGAACACGCTCGCGACCACGGCAGCGTCGGCCACCACGAGAAGGTCGCGCGCGTCCGCCGAGACGGCGAGCCGCTCATGCTCCGACGCGACTTCAACACCGTCGACCACGGCCGGACGGGCGTCCACTTCCTCAGCTACCAGCGCAAGCTCGCGCACTTCCGGCGGACGCGGAAGTCGATGAACGGCTGGTACCTCCGTGACGACCACCCGGACATCACCGACCGCGAGAACAACGGGATCCTCAACTTCATCAGTACCCAGTCGCGGGCAAACTTCGTCGTCCCGCCGCGGGAGAAGCGAGCGTTCCCGCTCACGATCACCTGA
- a CDS encoding molecular chaperone TorD family protein, whose protein sequence is MSNDELAVYDARIELIDFCIEVFHDAPTEEFLSHLLSGDMRTPEDSVNDHLDAGFEHVRAFVDAHEGDDVEELHTELRRKYTEVFVGPRPPVLMHETHYREDTEFIGEGLAEVEASYGAAGWTPPEEYPEEDDFVAVELAFLRWLVTKQREGRDETFGYERVFLDNHLMTWVDDAVADIREETDEPLFLAAAEILAGLVEFEDEIVAQMA, encoded by the coding sequence ATGAGCAACGACGAACTCGCCGTCTACGACGCCCGGATCGAACTGATCGACTTCTGTATCGAGGTGTTCCACGACGCGCCGACCGAGGAGTTCCTCTCGCATCTCCTCTCGGGCGACATGCGCACCCCGGAGGACAGCGTCAACGACCACCTCGACGCCGGCTTCGAGCACGTTCGGGCGTTCGTCGACGCCCACGAGGGCGACGACGTCGAGGAGCTCCACACCGAGCTCCGCCGGAAGTACACCGAGGTGTTCGTCGGCCCGCGCCCGCCGGTCCTCATGCACGAGACACACTACCGTGAGGACACGGAGTTCATCGGCGAGGGCCTCGCAGAAGTCGAGGCCAGCTACGGTGCCGCCGGGTGGACGCCGCCGGAGGAGTACCCCGAAGAGGACGACTTCGTCGCCGTCGAGTTGGCGTTCCTGCGGTGGCTCGTCACCAAGCAGCGCGAGGGACGGGACGAGACGTTCGGCTACGAACGCGTGTTCCTCGACAACCACCTCATGACGTGGGTCGACGACGCCGTCGCCGACATCCGCGAGGAGACGGACGAACCGCTGTTCCTGGCGGCCGCGGAGATCCTGGCGGGCCTCGTCGAGTTCGAGGACGAGATCGTCGCACAGATGGCCTAA
- a CDS encoding molybdopterin-dependent oxidoreductase yields the protein MKASALAGAVALGGGGAGQALAQSDDGEEDGTDTDHNELTKTICNYCSVGCGFHGEKKGDAFVGMEPWEDHPVNNGSLCSKGAGIYETEHSEKRLKSPMRKVDGGWEKLSWDEAYSTVADELTRIKDEYGADSTMWLGSAHHSNEESYAFRKLASLWGTNNCDHQARICHSTTVAGLANTWGYGAMTNSINDYRNFDMNLIIGQNPAEAHPIAMQHILEGQKRGGDIVVVEPRFTKTAAHADYFYRLRPGTDVALMMGVIKQLRDRGELDDDMLEGRVQAWPDVENDLDDYDIETVSDITWLSTDEIEELTDLIVENKPKMQIEWAMGGTQHNNGTQNIRSYAMLSLGAGAAAQSGGGLQVMRGHANVQGATDLAVASHILPGYYSVGSPGSWQYWCDVWSRTPQTSGTIEFEDLIEEYGEMPPEKYVRQSTNTENADEIDESFPAENSMMFQKGLTVARWFDAALPQEERLNETPIYQPNELKAAIVWGHSLNSISEMEKQRKAIENLDLLVVVDVFPSVASVLADVDQSDTEVVLLAASSQYEHYRSLTNSHRATQWSEPVRSPGHNSRPDLQIMQELAGHLGMGEHFDWGSGPDLYNGKSTYEAVIREFNLGMRTIGYCQDPERLQQHLEYDYAFSTEDTKADAPGTPVDGEYWMLPWPCWGEGHPGTPILWNDDMDPRDGGQDFRTRWGVQAPTPEEWEEMATDEPYPMQTTYDQQGEEGLSLLRDSYEPEWWDGTIEGVPQYPGFATTMPDDPSNADALTVPYEYALREDTSVADAAEAMNQKYDWADYDMDFYGQFDNPQPDAPTGRGRARGVVWSFLDTTPVHREPIESPRPDLVEQWPSNGQQRNFYRLDQNNSVTQEESMQRLTDAGAFDEQSGDAEWTILTSGRQVEHQGGGSETRSNKHTADLQPHMYVEINPDMAERLGVDGGDLVVASTTDRGSILVKARVTHRPNDSETFFPFHWGGMFKGESLEDRYPEGTVPYAIGEPVNAITSRGYDVETQMQETKASMVRLQPATPEVVEELSMRPVEEDGLSENVVDIESYEFPQDRDGFGRQKDFDVRDNSTVQ from the coding sequence ATGAAGGCGAGCGCGTTGGCCGGCGCGGTCGCCCTCGGTGGCGGCGGCGCCGGACAGGCGCTTGCGCAGAGCGACGACGGGGAAGAGGACGGGACAGACACAGATCACAACGAGCTGACGAAGACGATCTGCAACTACTGTTCGGTCGGCTGTGGCTTCCACGGCGAGAAGAAGGGCGACGCGTTCGTCGGAATGGAGCCGTGGGAGGACCACCCGGTCAACAACGGGTCGCTCTGCTCCAAGGGCGCGGGCATCTACGAGACGGAGCACTCCGAGAAGCGGCTGAAGTCGCCGATGCGGAAGGTCGACGGCGGCTGGGAGAAGCTCTCGTGGGACGAGGCGTACTCCACGGTCGCGGACGAGCTGACCCGGATCAAAGACGAGTACGGTGCCGACAGCACGATGTGGCTCGGGAGCGCGCACCACTCCAACGAGGAGTCGTACGCGTTCCGGAAGCTCGCGTCGCTGTGGGGGACGAACAACTGCGACCACCAGGCGCGCATCTGCCACTCGACGACGGTCGCCGGCCTCGCGAACACGTGGGGCTACGGGGCGATGACGAACTCGATCAACGATTATCGGAACTTCGATATGAATCTGATAATCGGGCAGAACCCCGCCGAGGCCCACCCGATCGCGATGCAGCACATCCTCGAGGGCCAGAAGCGTGGCGGGGACATCGTCGTCGTCGAGCCGCGGTTCACGAAGACCGCGGCCCACGCCGACTACTTCTACCGCCTGCGTCCCGGCACGGACGTGGCCCTCATGATGGGGGTCATCAAACAGCTCCGCGACCGCGGCGAGCTGGACGACGACATGCTCGAGGGTCGCGTACAGGCGTGGCCCGACGTCGAGAACGACCTCGACGACTACGACATCGAGACGGTGTCGGACATCACGTGGCTCTCGACCGACGAGATCGAGGAGCTGACGGACCTCATCGTCGAGAATAAGCCGAAGATGCAGATCGAGTGGGCGATGGGCGGGACCCAGCACAACAACGGGACCCAGAACATCCGCTCGTACGCGATGCTCTCGCTGGGTGCCGGCGCGGCGGCCCAGTCGGGTGGCGGCCTGCAGGTCATGCGCGGGCACGCGAACGTGCAGGGCGCGACGGACCTGGCGGTCGCGAGCCACATCCTGCCGGGCTACTACTCGGTCGGCTCGCCCGGTTCGTGGCAGTACTGGTGTGACGTCTGGTCGCGCACGCCACAGACGTCCGGCACCATCGAGTTCGAGGACCTCATCGAGGAGTACGGTGAGATGCCGCCGGAGAAGTACGTCCGGCAGTCCACGAACACCGAGAACGCCGACGAGATCGACGAGTCGTTCCCGGCGGAGAACTCGATGATGTTCCAGAAGGGCCTGACGGTGGCCCGCTGGTTCGACGCCGCGCTCCCGCAGGAGGAGCGGCTCAACGAGACGCCGATCTACCAGCCGAACGAGCTGAAGGCGGCGATCGTGTGGGGGCACTCGCTCAACTCCATCTCCGAGATGGAGAAACAGCGCAAGGCCATCGAGAACCTCGACCTGCTGGTCGTGGTGGACGTGTTCCCGTCGGTGGCGTCGGTGCTGGCCGACGTGGACCAGTCCGACACGGAGGTCGTGCTGCTCGCGGCCTCCAGTCAGTACGAGCACTACCGCTCGCTGACGAACTCCCACCGCGCGACCCAGTGGTCCGAGCCGGTTCGCTCGCCGGGTCACAACTCGCGTCCCGACCTGCAGATCATGCAGGAGCTCGCCGGCCACCTCGGCATGGGCGAGCACTTCGACTGGGGCTCGGGTCCGGACCTGTACAACGGCAAGTCGACGTACGAGGCCGTCATCCGGGAGTTCAACCTCGGCATGCGGACCATCGGGTACTGTCAGGACCCCGAACGACTCCAGCAGCACCTGGAGTACGACTACGCCTTCTCCACCGAGGACACGAAGGCGGACGCACCCGGCACGCCCGTCGACGGCGAGTACTGGATGCTCCCGTGGCCGTGCTGGGGCGAGGGGCATCCGGGGACGCCGATCCTCTGGAACGACGACATGGACCCCCGCGACGGGGGGCAGGACTTCCGCACCCGGTGGGGCGTGCAAGCGCCCACCCCCGAGGAGTGGGAGGAGATGGCGACCGACGAGCCGTACCCGATGCAGACGACGTACGACCAGCAGGGCGAGGAGGGCCTCAGCCTGCTGCGTGACTCCTACGAACCGGAGTGGTGGGACGGCACGATCGAGGGCGTCCCGCAGTACCCCGGCTTCGCGACGACGATGCCGGACGACCCCTCGAACGCGGACGCGCTGACGGTCCCGTACGAGTACGCGCTCCGCGAGGACACGTCGGTCGCGGACGCCGCCGAGGCGATGAACCAGAAGTACGACTGGGCGGACTACGACATGGACTTCTACGGCCAGTTCGACAACCCGCAGCCGGACGCGCCGACCGGGCGCGGTCGCGCCCGCGGGGTCGTCTGGAGCTTCCTCGACACGACGCCCGTCCACCGCGAGCCGATCGAGAGCCCGCGGCCGGACCTGGTCGAACAGTGGCCGTCGAACGGCCAGCAGCGGAACTTCTACCGCCTCGACCAGAACAACAGCGTCACCCAGGAGGAGTCCATGCAGCGGCTCACCGACGCCGGCGCGTTCGACGAACAGTCGGGCGACGCCGAGTGGACGATCCTGACGAGCGGCCGCCAGGTCGAACACCAGGGCGGCGGCTCCGAGACCCGCTCGAACAAGCACACCGCCGACCTCCAGCCGCACATGTACGTGGAGATCAACCCCGACATGGCCGAGCGGCTGGGCGTCGACGGCGGCGACCTCGTGGTCGCGTCCACGACCGACCGCGGGTCGATCCTCGTGAAGGCGCGCGTCACCCACCGCCCGAACGACAGCGAGACGTTCTTCCCGTTCCACTGGGGCGGGATGTTCAAGGGCGAGTCCCTGGAGGACCGCTACCCCGAGGGAACGGTGCCGTACGCCATCGGGGAACCGGTGAACGCGATCACCTCCCGTGGGTACGACGTGGAGACGCAGATGCAAGAGACCAAAGCGTCGATGGTCCGGCTCCAGCCGGCCACCCCGGAGGTGGTCGAGGAGCTGTCGATGCGCCCCGTCGAGGAGGACGGCCTCTCGGAGAACGTCGTCGACATCGAGTCGTACGAGTTCCCGCAGGACCGCGACGGCTTCGGCCGGCAGAAGGACTTCGACGTGCGCGACAACAGCACGGTTCAGTGA
- a CDS encoding 4Fe-4S dicluster domain-containing protein: MATNETSEQVMGQGVMSTGDDARIFPDVEACIDCGGCVVACKRTWDVPRDEQRISISTMLEGQAAEPMERYNTNSGGALGQEDSSPGETAIPMQCYHCEEAPCVSVCPTDSLIKKDNGFVDVRDNLCVGCQYCLSACPFGAPQFPGSDDGAARLFGNGGTMDKCTMCEERQDIGKGPACAEECATDALLVGDAEEISNELENRGSDHFFNSVAMDIIFGEDAEEFEGSNA; this comes from the coding sequence ATGGCAACTAACGAAACGAGCGAGCAGGTGATGGGGCAGGGAGTGATGAGCACCGGCGACGATGCTCGGATCTTCCCCGATGTCGAAGCCTGCATCGACTGCGGCGGGTGCGTCGTCGCGTGCAAACGCACGTGGGACGTGCCCAGGGACGAACAGCGCATCAGCATCTCGACGATGCTGGAGGGACAGGCGGCCGAGCCGATGGAGCGGTACAACACCAACAGCGGCGGCGCGCTCGGGCAGGAGGACTCTTCGCCCGGCGAGACGGCCATTCCGATGCAGTGTTACCACTGCGAGGAGGCCCCCTGCGTGTCGGTGTGTCCGACCGACTCGCTGATCAAGAAGGACAACGGCTTCGTCGACGTTCGCGACAACCTCTGCGTCGGCTGCCAGTACTGCCTGTCGGCGTGTCCGTTCGGCGCACCCCAGTTCCCCGGCTCCGACGACGGTGCCGCGCGGCTGTTCGGCAACGGCGGGACGATGGACAAGTGTACGATGTGCGAGGAGCGCCAGGACATCGGCAAGGGTCCCGCCTGCGCCGAGGAGTGCGCGACCGACGCGCTGCTGGTCGGCGACGCCGAGGAGATCTCGAACGAACTCGAGAACCGCGGCTCGGATCACTTCTTCAACAGCGTCGCCATGGATATCATCTTCGGCGAGGACGCCGAGGAGTTCGAGGGGAGTAACGCATGA